One window from the genome of Haladaptatus paucihalophilus DX253 encodes:
- a CDS encoding polysaccharide deacetylase family protein, with translation MSDATVCLTYDFDAVSVWIHTFEVGNAPTQLSRGVYGAWVGAPRLLDLHDRHGIPATWFVPGHTIESFPERVGEVHDRGYDIQCHGWRHVNPSTFDSKEDEKAEYERAMTNIEDITGSPPVGFRSPAWEFSTHTLDILDELGFEWDSSQMGNDFRPYYLRKNWSAPQDKPYEIGEKSDIVEVPISWKRADFPALMFVWEQSILWGFADERSVFDLWRAQFDWMYEHVENGIFTLAMHPQVIGQPPRTTRLEELIGHMRAKPGVEFADVSTVAAEVRSGDREPMAMLGD, from the coding sequence ATGAGTGACGCGACCGTCTGTTTAACCTACGACTTCGACGCGGTGTCGGTGTGGATTCACACCTTCGAGGTCGGGAACGCACCGACGCAACTGTCCCGGGGGGTGTACGGCGCGTGGGTCGGCGCACCCCGACTCCTCGACCTGCACGACAGACACGGGATTCCGGCGACGTGGTTCGTCCCCGGCCACACCATCGAGAGCTTCCCCGAGCGCGTCGGCGAGGTCCACGACCGCGGCTACGACATCCAGTGTCACGGCTGGCGGCACGTCAACCCGAGCACGTTCGACAGCAAAGAGGACGAAAAGGCCGAGTACGAACGCGCGATGACGAACATCGAGGACATCACCGGTAGTCCCCCGGTCGGCTTTCGGTCCCCCGCGTGGGAGTTCTCGACGCACACGCTCGACATCCTCGACGAACTGGGCTTCGAGTGGGATTCGAGCCAGATGGGCAACGACTTCCGGCCGTACTACCTCCGGAAGAACTGGAGCGCACCGCAGGACAAGCCCTACGAAATCGGTGAGAAGAGCGACATCGTGGAGGTGCCGATATCGTGGAAACGGGCGGACTTCCCGGCGCTGATGTTCGTCTGGGAGCAGTCGATTCTGTGGGGTTTCGCCGACGAGCGGTCGGTGTTCGACCTCTGGCGGGCGCAGTTCGATTGGATGTACGAACACGTGGAAAACGGAATTTTCACGCTGGCGATGCACCCGCAAGTCATCGGGCAACCACCGCGAACGACCCGGTTGGAGGAGTTGATAGGGCACATGCGGGCGAAACCGGGCGTCGAGTTCGCGGACGTGAGCACGGTCGCGGCGGAGGTCCGGAGCGGCGACCGTGAGCCGATGGCGATGCTCGGCGACTGA
- a CDS encoding amphi-Trp domain-containing protein: MSEKTLHEAQVTRDEAADLLEDIAAQLRGKGSADIDVGNKTVTLSPRKKIGYEIGIRESSSVLRGDRETVSIKLDWKPK, translated from the coding sequence ATGTCCGAAAAGACGCTTCACGAAGCACAAGTAACGCGCGACGAAGCGGCGGACCTCCTCGAAGATATCGCGGCCCAACTCCGCGGGAAAGGTTCCGCCGATATCGACGTCGGTAACAAGACGGTCACGCTCTCGCCGCGGAAGAAGATCGGCTACGAAATCGGCATCCGCGAGTCGTCCTCCGTGCTCCGCGGGGACCGGGAGACCGTCTCGATAAAACTCGACTGGAAACCGAAGTAG
- a CDS encoding ATPase domain-containing protein, protein MSDDPRNADRTRCDFCRLPCPEIPVSLEYGDTTYDFCSRTCRDEMRRSDRVFTTYHGFRQINTGVSALDDHLPEGLPRNSFVLLSGEGGTRDNAIQSELVWRTLRRGEPAIVVSFTEPPISVIEQFLSLEWNVLPYLESGLLHILDCFTYRVSDRDRMFTRMDEWNQFLHRIVADATTTVRDPSDTSELQNKLDNCLESLSMSDTGVVAIDSLTEFGSLVQPVRAYDFVKDIRADICKGRFVIVFAGATFTGEEDAFPHDMAYVIDGIIDLQLDGSIIEDVLIKRVRIRKMNGVLTIPEWVAYEYTGGNGLVAFDPMDELEKAGNFVGESPEIASENRSSADSGGGSADETDVPGESGESNLDE, encoded by the coding sequence ATGAGTGACGACCCCCGGAACGCCGACCGAACACGGTGTGATTTCTGTCGTCTGCCGTGTCCCGAGATTCCGGTATCGCTGGAGTACGGCGATACCACCTACGATTTCTGCTCGCGGACCTGCCGGGACGAGATGCGCCGAAGCGACCGCGTGTTCACGACCTACCACGGCTTTCGACAGATAAACACGGGTGTCTCGGCGCTCGACGACCACCTGCCGGAGGGATTGCCGCGGAACTCGTTCGTCCTCCTTTCCGGTGAGGGTGGAACCCGCGACAACGCCATCCAGTCGGAACTCGTCTGGCGGACGCTTCGGCGCGGCGAACCCGCCATCGTCGTCAGCTTCACCGAACCTCCGATTTCCGTCATCGAGCAGTTCCTCTCGTTGGAGTGGAACGTCCTCCCGTACCTCGAATCCGGTCTCCTACACATCCTCGATTGTTTCACGTATCGCGTCAGCGACCGCGACCGGATGTTCACTCGGATGGACGAGTGGAACCAGTTTCTCCACCGCATCGTCGCGGACGCGACGACGACGGTCCGCGACCCGAGCGACACGAGCGAACTCCAGAACAAACTCGACAACTGCCTCGAATCGCTGTCTATGAGCGACACCGGCGTCGTCGCCATCGACTCGCTGACCGAATTCGGATCCCTCGTCCAACCCGTTCGAGCGTACGATTTCGTCAAGGACATCCGAGCGGACATCTGCAAAGGCCGGTTCGTCATCGTCTTCGCGGGCGCGACGTTCACCGGGGAAGAGGACGCCTTTCCCCACGACATGGCCTACGTCATCGACGGAATCATCGACTTGCAGTTGGACGGATCGATAATCGAGGACGTGCTCATCAAACGGGTTCGCATCCGGAAGATGAACGGCGTCCTCACGATTCCCGAGTGGGTCGCCTACGAGTACACCGGGGGTAACGGACTCGTCGCGTTCGACCCGATGGATGAACTCGAAAAGGCGGGTAACTTCGTGGGCGAATCCCCGGAGATAGCGTCGGAAAATCGGTCCTCCGCCGATTCCGGCGGAGGGTCGGCCGACGAAACCGACGTCCCCGGGGAGTCCGGCGAATCAAATCTGGACGAGTGA
- a CDS encoding GYD domain-containing protein, translated as MAKYVALVDIRTSVQNAQDLVSTWGDIRLEFEEFGVELDGSFAVLGEYDFLLIFEAPDRDTAFKAGIAVERHGMDMQTMEIIPMADFAGLVED; from the coding sequence ATGGCGAAGTACGTTGCACTCGTAGACATTCGAACGAGCGTTCAGAACGCCCAAGACCTCGTTTCGACGTGGGGCGACATCCGCCTCGAATTCGAGGAGTTCGGCGTCGAACTGGATGGAAGCTTTGCCGTGCTCGGCGAGTACGATTTCCTGCTCATCTTCGAAGCGCCGGACCGCGACACCGCGTTCAAGGCCGGTATCGCGGTCGAACGCCACGGGATGGACATGCAGACGATGGAAATCATCCCGATGGCCGATTTCGCGGGACTGGTCGAGGACTGA
- the glmM gene encoding phosphoglucosamine mutase gives MKVFGSSGTRGVANDELTPEFVLKIAKAAGTVWRTDRVALARDTRATGDMLADAAASGLASVGSDVDRLGVVPTPGAQAYAESEGVPALMITASHNPPEYNGVKLIGDDGIELAVGSLERVEEKFLTEKFEEVRWSETGHSHLIEDSRERYVSQLLESIDRDRIADANLTVALDPGHGAGSLTSPEFFRKLGCTVVTTNSQPDGHFPGRDPEPVPGNLADLGRLVEASGADVGIAHDGDADRAIFYDENGQYIEGDATLAALAAAQLEPDDAVVSAVNVSQRLVDVAHETGARLELTPIGSTNIITRIRELEDQGVSVPVAGEGNGGVFFPTYRLSRDGAYTAAKFLELLADERASAIVEPYNGYHNVRTNISYTTDAEQDALLAAAEREAEKSNAELNTRDGYRLDFGDAWVLARPSGTEPMVRIYAEARERHRSEELAEEMETALRAAKANV, from the coding sequence ATGAAGGTGTTCGGGTCGAGCGGGACGAGAGGGGTCGCCAACGACGAACTAACCCCCGAGTTCGTGCTCAAAATCGCGAAGGCGGCGGGGACGGTCTGGCGCACCGACCGAGTTGCGCTGGCACGGGATACACGGGCTACGGGAGACATGCTCGCGGACGCCGCCGCGAGCGGGTTGGCGAGCGTTGGGTCGGACGTGGACCGACTCGGCGTCGTTCCGACGCCCGGCGCACAGGCGTACGCCGAAAGCGAGGGCGTTCCCGCGTTGATGATAACCGCCTCGCACAACCCGCCGGAGTACAACGGCGTGAAACTCATCGGCGACGACGGTATCGAACTCGCCGTCGGCAGCCTCGAACGAGTCGAAGAGAAGTTCCTCACCGAGAAGTTCGAGGAGGTTCGCTGGAGCGAGACGGGTCACAGCCACCTCATCGAGGACTCCCGCGAGCGGTACGTCTCCCAACTGCTCGAATCCATCGACAGGGACCGAATCGCCGACGCGAACCTCACCGTCGCACTCGACCCCGGACACGGTGCAGGGTCGCTCACCTCACCCGAATTCTTCCGCAAACTCGGCTGTACCGTCGTCACGACGAACAGCCAACCCGACGGCCACTTCCCGGGTCGTGACCCCGAACCCGTCCCCGGAAATCTCGCCGACCTCGGCCGGTTGGTCGAAGCAAGCGGCGCGGACGTCGGCATCGCACACGACGGCGACGCCGACCGCGCCATCTTCTACGACGAGAACGGCCAGTACATCGAGGGAGACGCCACGCTCGCCGCGCTCGCCGCCGCACAACTCGAACCCGACGACGCCGTCGTCTCCGCCGTCAACGTCTCACAGCGCCTCGTCGATGTCGCACACGAGACGGGCGCGAGGCTCGAACTGACGCCCATCGGAAGCACCAACATCATCACGCGAATCAGAGAATTGGAGGACCAAGGCGTGTCCGTCCCCGTCGCGGGGGAGGGCAACGGCGGCGTCTTCTTCCCGACCTACCGATTGAGCCGCGACGGCGCGTACACCGCCGCGAAGTTCCTCGAACTGCTGGCCGACGAGCGCGCGAGCGCCATCGTCGAACCGTACAACGGCTATCACAACGTTCGGACGAACATCTCCTACACGACGGACGCGGAACAGGACGCGCTCCTCGCCGCCGCCGAGCGGGAGGCCGAGAAGTCGAACGCGGAACTCAACACCCGCGACGGGTACCGACTGGACTTCGGCGACGCGTGGGTCCTCGCCCGCCCGAGCGGGACGGAGCCGATGGTTCGAATCTACGCCGAGGCGCGCGAACGCCACCGCTCCGAAGAACTCGCAGAAGAGATGGAAACAGCGCTCCGCGCGGCCAAAGCGAACGTCTGA
- a CDS encoding DUF7118 family protein, whose product MSDPLTRLRDADEACREANAAVAEYGEESIRAVADAYDRATHLLDRYEGKATGTGDFQAFVQFQGQFADFVENLPDDLPAREAFERAENAIDKRRLSERDFENGRSALSPAEDIVALSDERNEARKRYRDVRHTVSQRVTELEERIADLERLRELGDADLDAPTELLREPIDAANDAITEAFESFTHDENVRELIEFLAATEHYPLIEFQPPPDELRAYLLDSDAGDLTLPELLEYAHYSRSKLEHYVADPAALKRAVATNETYLDRLGPEPLTIDWPPAAANELRWWCDEAIRVADRFAPPEAITRLREVERLTRDDDFERLRTAARARSELSNEERDRLARGDVTDELERARERKDTLSDALDEYPSR is encoded by the coding sequence ATGAGTGACCCGTTGACCCGACTCCGCGACGCGGACGAGGCGTGCCGAGAAGCCAACGCCGCCGTCGCGGAGTACGGCGAGGAGTCCATCCGCGCCGTCGCCGACGCCTACGACCGCGCCACGCACCTCCTCGACCGCTACGAGGGGAAGGCGACCGGAACCGGCGACTTCCAGGCGTTCGTCCAGTTCCAAGGGCAGTTCGCCGACTTCGTGGAGAACCTTCCCGACGACTTGCCCGCGCGCGAGGCGTTCGAACGGGCTGAAAACGCCATCGACAAACGTCGGCTGAGCGAGCGCGATTTCGAAAACGGACGGAGCGCCCTTTCGCCCGCCGAAGATATCGTCGCCCTCTCGGACGAGCGAAACGAGGCCCGCAAGCGCTACCGGGACGTCCGGCACACCGTCTCACAACGGGTAACGGAACTTGAGGAGCGAATCGCGGACCTCGAACGACTCCGAGAACTCGGCGACGCCGACTTGGACGCCCCGACGGAACTGCTTCGGGAACCCATCGACGCCGCCAACGACGCCATCACCGAGGCGTTCGAATCGTTCACTCACGACGAGAACGTCCGCGAACTGATAGAATTCCTCGCCGCGACCGAACACTATCCTCTCATCGAGTTCCAACCGCCGCCGGACGAACTCCGCGCGTACCTCCTCGACAGCGACGCCGGGGACCTCACCCTCCCCGAACTGCTCGAATACGCGCACTACTCCCGGTCGAAACTCGAACACTACGTCGCCGACCCCGCGGCGCTGAAGCGTGCCGTCGCCACGAACGAGACGTACCTCGACCGTCTCGGTCCCGAACCGCTCACCATCGACTGGCCGCCCGCCGCCGCGAACGAACTCCGCTGGTGGTGCGACGAGGCGATTCGCGTCGCGGACCGCTTCGCACCGCCGGAGGCCATCACGCGGCTCCGCGAGGTGGAACGACTCACCCGCGACGACGACTTCGAACGCCTCCGCACCGCCGCACGAGCGCGCTCGGAACTCTCCAACGAGGAGCGTGACCGACTCGCCCGTGGCGACGTGACAGACGAACTCGAACGGGCGCGGGAGCGAAAAGACACGCTCTCCGACGCGCTCGACGAGTATCCCTCGCGGTAG
- a CDS encoding glycosyltransferase: MIRLIDIEVEHTIEEYATDTVLRDSVRTMQNAVTDDVAALDGRTVWMVNSTASGGGVAEMMPKLVGLFRALGIDAEWAVIDVDEPVFFEFTKGIHNLLHGAGDPDLVDHERSIYEATSRSVADELEDHIAPEDVLVVHDPQPLAAGSMVADALNVPAVWRCHIGSEEHSEKSRTAWEFLRPWIADYDRTVFTLPAYVPAFLETEADIIPPAIDPFSAKNRRLKPQEAATVLARADLIDTDHPVERFDQPARRLQADGTFAPATDPDDIGLLFRPTICQISRWDGLKGFVPLLRGFAELKRDVREDVDASVKTAANGGDDSTDSERSAAHRQRIEDARLLLVGPDPSSVADDPEGRQALENLEEEWLALDPEVRSDVAVVVMPPDQHDSALVINALQRCSSVVAQNSLQEGFGLTVTEAMWKRAVLMGADTGGISAQIRDGEDGRLVPDSGDPASVARTLDDVLGSPERWDDWSYSAQRHVTDTYLVFEQVTRWLDTLGELVD; this comes from the coding sequence ATGATACGACTCATCGACATCGAGGTCGAACACACTATCGAGGAGTACGCGACCGATACCGTCCTTCGGGATTCGGTCCGAACGATGCAAAACGCCGTCACCGACGACGTGGCAGCGCTGGACGGGCGCACCGTCTGGATGGTGAACTCGACGGCGAGCGGCGGTGGCGTCGCCGAGATGATGCCGAAACTCGTCGGCCTCTTCCGCGCGCTCGGTATCGATGCGGAATGGGCGGTCATCGACGTGGACGAACCGGTGTTCTTCGAATTCACGAAGGGGATTCACAACCTCCTGCACGGTGCGGGCGACCCCGACCTCGTGGACCACGAGCGGTCGATCTACGAAGCGACGAGTCGCTCGGTCGCCGACGAACTCGAAGACCACATCGCACCCGAAGACGTGCTCGTCGTCCACGACCCGCAACCGCTCGCGGCGGGTTCGATGGTCGCCGACGCGCTGAACGTTCCCGCCGTCTGGCGGTGTCACATCGGTTCCGAGGAGCACTCGGAAAAATCCCGAACCGCGTGGGAGTTCCTCCGCCCGTGGATAGCCGACTACGACCGGACGGTGTTCACGCTCCCCGCGTACGTTCCCGCGTTTCTGGAAACCGAGGCCGACATCATCCCGCCCGCAATCGACCCGTTCAGCGCGAAGAACCGCCGTCTCAAGCCGCAGGAGGCCGCCACCGTTCTGGCGCGGGCGGACCTCATCGACACCGACCACCCGGTCGAGCGGTTCGACCAACCGGCGCGGCGATTACAGGCCGACGGCACGTTCGCGCCCGCGACGGACCCGGACGACATCGGCCTGCTCTTCCGTCCGACGATTTGTCAGATCTCCCGCTGGGACGGTCTCAAGGGATTCGTTCCCCTGTTGCGCGGGTTCGCCGAACTCAAACGCGACGTTCGTGAAGACGTGGACGCCTCCGTGAAGACGGCCGCGAACGGCGGCGACGATTCGACCGATTCGGAGCGCTCCGCCGCTCACCGTCAGCGAATCGAGGACGCCCGTCTCCTCCTCGTCGGTCCCGACCCTTCCTCGGTGGCGGACGACCCGGAGGGACGCCAGGCGCTCGAAAATCTGGAGGAGGAATGGCTGGCGCTCGACCCCGAGGTACGGTCCGACGTCGCCGTCGTCGTCATGCCGCCGGACCAGCACGACAGCGCGCTCGTCATCAACGCCCTCCAGCGGTGTTCCTCGGTCGTCGCCCAGAACTCGCTTCAGGAGGGATTCGGTCTCACGGTGACGGAGGCGATGTGGAAACGGGCCGTCCTGATGGGCGCGGACACCGGCGGCATCAGCGCCCAAATCCGCGACGGCGAGGACGGACGGTTGGTCCCGGACTCGGGCGACCCGGCATCGGTCGCCCGCACGCTGGACGACGTGCTCGGGTCGCCCGAGCGGTGGGACGACTGGTCCTACAGCGCCCAGCGCCACGTCACGGACACCTACCTGGTCTTCGAGCAGGTGACGCGGTGGCTCGACACGCTCGGCGAGTTGGTCGATTAG
- a CDS encoding DUF7351 domain-containing protein translates to MEDERPDPADALAAIGNERRVSILYELQQAFREGHSSLPYADLKRRVGLRDSGNFNYHLQRLVGQFVRKSSDGYALTYAGRKVASALTAGVFTEQADGTTLDAPGTCYECGDAALFARYEEERVHIACESCGEELLHNPFPPAPTTRRDDLLDAFEVWTRRWNALAAAGTCPECGSRMSGTLTDYRPELGTGNVPYRLRVSCSACWAMANLPVGCLVRDDPRVVGFHAERGVSLDERYLWDLDWALHRDYLTVLDDDPPRLRLRIPLDSEALRLTVDNEGTVVSTTVSER, encoded by the coding sequence ATGGAGGACGAGCGACCCGACCCGGCCGACGCGCTCGCCGCTATCGGCAACGAACGCCGCGTCTCGATTCTCTACGAACTCCAGCAGGCGTTCCGCGAGGGTCACTCCTCGCTCCCCTACGCCGACCTCAAACGACGGGTCGGCCTCCGCGACAGCGGTAACTTCAACTATCACCTCCAGCGCCTCGTCGGGCAGTTCGTCAGAAAATCGTCCGACGGCTACGCGCTCACCTACGCGGGCCGCAAGGTGGCGAGCGCGCTGACTGCGGGCGTGTTCACCGAGCAGGCCGACGGGACGACGCTCGACGCACCCGGAACGTGTTACGAGTGCGGGGACGCGGCGCTGTTCGCCCGTTACGAGGAGGAACGCGTCCACATCGCTTGTGAATCCTGCGGCGAGGAACTCCTGCACAACCCCTTTCCGCCAGCGCCGACGACCCGCCGCGACGACCTCCTCGACGCTTTCGAGGTGTGGACCCGCCGCTGGAACGCCCTCGCGGCCGCCGGTACCTGTCCCGAATGCGGTTCCCGGATGTCCGGCACCCTCACCGACTACCGACCCGAACTCGGTACCGGAAACGTGCCGTACCGACTCCGCGTCTCCTGTTCCGCGTGCTGGGCGATGGCGAACCTCCCCGTCGGGTGTCTCGTCCGCGACGACCCCCGAGTCGTTGGTTTTCACGCCGAACGCGGCGTCTCACTCGACGAGCGGTATCTTTGGGACCTCGACTGGGCGCTCCACCGTGACTATCTGACCGTCCTCGACGACGACCCACCCCGCCTCCGTCTCCGCATCCCTCTCGATTCCGAGGCGCTTCGATTGACCGTCGATAACGAAGGGACCGTCGTTTCGACGACCGTTAGCGAACGATGA
- a CDS encoding MFS transporter has translation MWQSNRNIGLYYAYKSTKAVEFYRPIMYLYFLSLGLDYTGIAILEGIYNVTTLVSEIPTGYVGDRVGRRNSLLIGTTIITLTLVGIGFAGNFAQLAVLYACWSFGYTFRSGSSDAWLYDTLTDDLSEDRFAHVRGRGQAVALLVGVVGSVLGGYLGNIDLAYPFLVAAGVTGIGVPVLLAMDEPTSYEESESDELGVREAVGVIRETLSNPRLRAFVVYYFVLFSAVSYLVFMYVQPVLETVLPQVGVPKGSVEPILGWFYAAISLLSAGLSYYTGAIRERIGIRTWFLVIPFVVGLGLVTLRFVPVLAIPAFLFARGIAETTRSLASQYVNDRIETLGRATVLSALAMVSSLTVIPFQLGSGLLSDAASPLTALAVAGGVLVVGSLAVLGWESPVKSATGQRAEAE, from the coding sequence ATGTGGCAGTCGAATCGGAACATCGGCCTCTACTACGCCTACAAGTCCACGAAGGCGGTGGAGTTCTACCGGCCGATAATGTATCTCTACTTCCTCTCGCTCGGGTTGGATTACACCGGAATCGCCATCCTCGAAGGAATTTACAACGTCACGACCCTCGTCTCGGAGATTCCGACGGGATACGTCGGCGACCGGGTCGGCCGACGGAACAGTCTCCTCATCGGGACGACCATCATCACGCTGACGCTCGTGGGCATCGGTTTCGCGGGGAACTTCGCACAACTCGCGGTGCTGTACGCCTGCTGGTCGTTCGGCTACACCTTCCGGTCGGGGAGCAGCGACGCGTGGCTCTACGATACGCTCACCGACGACTTGTCGGAGGACAGGTTCGCCCACGTGCGCGGACGCGGGCAGGCGGTCGCCCTGCTGGTCGGCGTCGTCGGGTCCGTACTCGGCGGCTATCTCGGGAACATCGACCTCGCCTACCCGTTTCTGGTCGCCGCCGGGGTGACTGGAATCGGCGTCCCCGTCCTGCTCGCAATGGACGAACCCACGAGTTACGAGGAGAGCGAATCCGACGAACTCGGCGTCCGGGAGGCCGTCGGCGTGATTCGGGAGACGCTTTCGAATCCGCGGCTTCGGGCCTTCGTCGTCTACTACTTCGTCCTCTTCTCGGCGGTGTCCTACCTCGTGTTCATGTACGTCCAACCGGTGTTGGAGACCGTCCTGCCGCAGGTCGGCGTTCCGAAGGGAAGCGTCGAACCCATTCTCGGCTGGTTCTACGCCGCAATCAGTCTCCTCTCGGCGGGACTGAGCTACTACACCGGCGCGATTCGGGAGCGAATCGGCATTCGAACGTGGTTCCTCGTGATTCCGTTCGTCGTCGGCCTCGGCCTCGTCACGCTTCGTTTCGTCCCGGTACTGGCGATTCCGGCGTTCCTGTTCGCACGCGGTATCGCGGAGACGACCCGCTCGCTGGCGTCCCAATACGTCAACGACCGCATCGAGACGCTCGGACGGGCGACGGTGCTGTCCGCGCTGGCGATGGTGAGTTCGCTGACCGTCATCCCCTTCCAACTCGGGAGCGGACTGCTCTCGGACGCCGCCTCCCCGCTCACGGCGCTGGCGGTCGCGGGCGGCGTTCTCGTCGTCGGGTCGCTCGCCGTCCTCGGCTGGGAGTCGCCGGTGAAATCAGCCACCGGACAGCGCGCTGAGGCGGAGTAG
- the hisI gene encoding phosphoribosyl-AMP cyclohydrolase: MNESSEVALAFDDTELLPAIAQDTDTGDVLMLAYVTPEAIEKTLETGFAHYYSRSRDELWKKGGTSGHVQRVADVRVDCDGDTFLYRVEQEGGACHTGYESCFYQTLDSVNRDEKESTDPTDASAVTAETTVVGERVFDPDEAYE, encoded by the coding sequence ATGAACGAGTCGTCCGAAGTCGCCCTCGCGTTCGATGACACCGAATTACTCCCCGCAATCGCACAGGATACCGACACCGGCGACGTGCTGATGCTGGCGTACGTCACCCCCGAAGCAATCGAGAAGACACTCGAAACCGGGTTCGCTCACTACTACTCCCGGAGTCGGGACGAACTCTGGAAGAAGGGCGGCACAAGCGGTCACGTCCAACGCGTCGCGGACGTTCGCGTCGATTGCGACGGCGACACGTTCCTCTACCGCGTCGAGCAGGAGGGCGGTGCCTGCCACACGGGCTACGAGTCCTGTTTCTACCAAACCCTCGACTCCGTGAATCGGGACGAGAAAGAATCGACCGACCCCACCGACGCGTCCGCCGTAACCGCCGAAACGACGGTCGTCGGTGAACGGGTGTTCGACCCCGACGAGGCCTATGAGTGA